The genomic stretch CGACGGGCGGCCGCCATCACGTCGTCCGTCGCCAGGGCGATGTGCTGGGCGTGCACCGTGTCGTCACCAGGCGCCGCGCCCACGGACAGCGCGATCCGAACGCTCCCGTCGCCGGCGGCGACCGCGCGGCTGCGCAGCAGGCCGTAGGGGTCGGCGAGGTCGACGCTCTCCTGCGCGGTCAGGCCGAGGACACTGCGGTGGAAGAGCGTGGCCTCGTCGAAGTGGTGCCAGGGCTGGGTGAGGGCGAGGTGATCGATCCGGGTGGCGGAGGGCACCGCGGTGTCGGGCAGGTCGGTGAAGTCAGCGCGCCAGTCAGGGAGTTCGGGGTCGGCGACGGTGGCGGAGGCGGTGGCGCTGGCGCCGGTGGCTGTTGCTGTTGCTGTTGCTGTTGCTGTTGCTGTTGCTGTTGCTGTTGCTGTTGCACAGAAGAACAGTTCCGTGCCGTCGGGGGCCGCGACGGCGTCGAGCGGGGCGTCCTCGGGGCCGCGTCGGCGGGGCAGCACGGGGGCGAGCAGGGCCTCCGCGCGACGGGCGGCACCGGCCGGATCCGGGGATTCGAGGCCGATCGCGGCGAGCCGGGTGCCGTCGCGGCGGGCAGTGGCGGCGGTGTTGACCAGGATCCGGGCTTCGCCCCACTGCCACAGATCGACGGGCTTGCCCCGGTGCCGGGCGGCACGGGTGAAGCCGAGGGCGGTCAGCAGCCCGGTGACGGGTTCGGCGTCCGGGGTGAGGAGTTCGGCGAAGGCGACCCCGGTGGGCACGACGGCCGGCGGCAGCGCACCGGCGCCGGCGGCCTCCCGCAGGAGCAGCAGCGAGCGGTGGGCGTCGACGGCGGTGGAGCCGGCGTCGGCCTGCCGGAAGACGTCGTTGAACACCTCCAGGGACAGCGGGCCGCGATAGCCGGCGGCGAGGACATGCCGGAGCAGCCCGGCGAGGTCGAACCCGCCCTGGCCGGGGAAACAGCGGTGGTGGCGGCTCCACTGCAGGACGTCCATGGCGAGCAGCGGGGCATCCGCGAGCTGCAGGAAGAAGATCTTCTCGCCGGGTATGTCCGCAATTCCTTCGAGGTCCTCGGGTTCAGAGCCGCGGGAGAGGATGTGGAAGCTGTCCAGACAGACGCCGAGCGCAGGATGGCCGGCGGCCTCGACGATGCGCCATGCGTGGTCGTAGGTGTTGACGTGCCGTCCCCAGGCGAGCGCCTCGTAGGCCACCCGGATTCCGAACTCATGGGCTGAATCAGCTAGTTGAGAAAGCTGACGGGCCGCCAGCGAATCGTCGTCCACGGCGTCGGGCGAGACGCTGGAGCACACGAGGACCGTGTCGGCGCCGAGCCGGTTCATCAGCGCGAACTTGTGCCGAGCACGGCGCAGATTGCGGGCGAAGACGTGGTCCGGAACGGCCTCGATGTCGCGCAGCGGCTGGTAGAGGTCGACGCTGAGCCCGAGGTCGGCGCAGCGGGCCCGGATCTCCTCGGGAGTGAGAGGGCTGGCGAGAAGGTCGTTCTCGAAGATCTCCACCCCGCCGAACCCGGCACGAGCGGCGGCGGCGAGCTTCTCGGTGAGGGAACCACTGAGGGAGACAGTGGCGATGGACGTGTGCATACCTGTACTCCCCAGAGTTCCTGTACCCCCGGGTTCGAGCGAAGCCGAGAACTCGGGGGAGCGATCAACCACGAACGACCCGCACCCGTCATCCCACAGGACTCCCCGAACTCTCGACGCCCGCCAACTCCGAGAAATCGGCCAGCATCCGCCCGCTGTCCGGCATCCGCCCCGTGAACAACCGAAACGCATCGGCAGCCTGAAACACAGCCATCCCACCCCCGCCCAGAACGGCGCAGCCTCGTGCGACGGCGGCCCGCAGCAGTTCTGTCTCCAGCGGCCGATAAACGACTTCCGCGACCCACAAACCGGGATGCAGCAGCTCTGCGGGGAGGGGCAGTCCAGGGTGCGCAGCCATTCCGGTCGGGGTGGCATGCACCAGCCCCCCTCTGCCGTCGGCCTCGCCAAGCAGCCCGGCCACCCGATCAAGCGTCGCCGCCTCCGCCCGGCCAGGGCCGAAGTGCCGGACGAGGGAGTCGGCCAGGCCGGCCGCCCGCGCGGGCACCGCGTCGACGACGGTCACCCGCCCCGCGCCCAGAGTGAGCACGGCATGGGCGACCGCCGTCCCCGCACCCCCCGCGCCGAGCTGGACGACCCGCTCCAGCGGGGCGTCCGGCAGACCGCGGGCGAAGGACGCGGCGAACCCGGTCACGTCGGTGTTGTGTCCGACGGCCCGCACACCCTCGAACACCACGGTGTTGACGGCGCCGAGCGCCTCGGCCTGCGGGGAGAGCGCGTCGAGGTGGTCGATGACCAGCTGCTTACAGGGGTGCGTGATGTTCAGCCCGTCGTAGCCGAGGTCGCGGGCGGCGCGGACCAGATCGCCGACCGCCTCCGGCGCCCGTCCGAGGACATCGAGGTCGAGGAGCCGGTACAGATAGCGCAGGCCCTGCCGGTCCGCCTCCCGCTGATGCAGGGCGGGGCTGAGCGAGGGGCCGACGCCGGCCCCGATCAGCCCGACGAGATACGCGTCCTTGGCCACGTGGCCCTCCCGAGGCGGCGCTAATGTACGAACCAGTACGTTAGCTATATCAGCCGCGCAAGCCGCGTGGAAGACCCCGGCGGCCTCGGGCGCGCTGCTTCTACAATCACCGGCACGCGCACGAGCGCACGCCGACGAGGCGTCCCCCGGCCCGAAGGAAAGCGATGACCAGCGTCGAAGAACCGGTACGACCCGGGGGACGGGTGCGCGACGCCGTCCGCACCAAGGCAGAGATCCTCGACGTGGCCACGCAGGAGTTCGCCCGGGCCGGCTACGACGGCGCCCGGGTGGACGAGATAGCGGCCCGCACCCGCACCACCAAGCGGATGATCTACTACTACTTCGGCGGCAAGGAGCAGCTGTTCACGGCCGTGCTGGAGCGGGCGTACGGGGTGATCCGCGAGGCCGAGCAGCAGCTGGACGTCGAGCATCTGGACCCGGTCGCGGCGATCCGGCGGCTCGCCGAGCTGACCTTCGACCACCATGAGCAGCACCCGGACTTCATCCGCCTGGTCAGCATCGAGAACATCCACGACGCGGAGCACATCGCGGCCTCCGAGAAGCTCGGCAGGATCGGCTCGCCGGCCCTGGAGGTGATCCGCCGGATCCTCGCAGCGGGGCAGGAGTCGGGGCTGTTCACAGCCGACGTGGACGCCATCGACCTGCACGCGATGATCAGCTCGTTCTGCTTCTTCCGGGTCGCCAACCGGCACACCTTCGGCGCCCTGTTCGGCCGGGACCTGGTGGACCCCGCCCAGCGGGAGCACTACCGGGCCATGCTCGGCGACATGGTGATCGCCTATCTGACGGCGGAGCGGGCGGCCGGCTGACGGCGCACGCACGGACTCTTGACAC from Streptomyces roseochromogenus subsp. oscitans DS 12.976 encodes the following:
- a CDS encoding bifunctional sugar phosphate isomerase/epimerase/4-hydroxyphenylpyruvate dioxygenase family protein: MHTSIATVSLSGSLTEKLAAAARAGFGGVEIFENDLLASPLTPEEIRARCADLGLSVDLYQPLRDIEAVPDHVFARNLRRARHKFALMNRLGADTVLVCSSVSPDAVDDDSLAARQLSQLADSAHEFGIRVAYEALAWGRHVNTYDHAWRIVEAAGHPALGVCLDSFHILSRGSEPEDLEGIADIPGEKIFFLQLADAPLLAMDVLQWSRHHRCFPGQGGFDLAGLLRHVLAAGYRGPLSLEVFNDVFRQADAGSTAVDAHRSLLLLREAAGAGALPPAVVPTGVAFAELLTPDAEPVTGLLTALGFTRAARHRGKPVDLWQWGEARILVNTAATARRDGTRLAAIGLESPDPAGAARRAEALLAPVLPRRRGPEDAPLDAVAAPDGTELFFCATATATATATATATATATATGASATASATVADPELPDWRADFTDLPDTAVPSATRIDHLALTQPWHHFDEATLFHRSVLGLTAQESVDLADPYGLLRSRAVAAGDGSVRIALSVGAAPGDDTVHAQHIALATDDVMAAARRFRDAGGRLLPVPANYYDDLAARYEFADGELDTYRELGILYDHDAHGAFRHCYTEIVGRVFFELVQRDGGYQGYGAANAPVRLAAQQAGRR
- a CDS encoding shikimate dehydrogenase, which gives rise to MAKDAYLVGLIGAGVGPSLSPALHQREADRQGLRYLYRLLDLDVLGRAPEAVGDLVRAARDLGYDGLNITHPCKQLVIDHLDALSPQAEALGAVNTVVFEGVRAVGHNTDVTGFAASFARGLPDAPLERVVQLGAGGAGTAVAHAVLTLGAGRVTVVDAVPARAAGLADSLVRHFGPGRAEAATLDRVAGLLGEADGRGGLVHATPTGMAAHPGLPLPAELLHPGLWVAEVVYRPLETELLRAAVARGCAVLGGGGMAVFQAADAFRLFTGRMPDSGRMLADFSELAGVESSGSPVG
- a CDS encoding TetR/AcrR family transcriptional regulator, which gives rise to MTSVEEPVRPGGRVRDAVRTKAEILDVATQEFARAGYDGARVDEIAARTRTTKRMIYYYFGGKEQLFTAVLERAYGVIREAEQQLDVEHLDPVAAIRRLAELTFDHHEQHPDFIRLVSIENIHDAEHIAASEKLGRIGSPALEVIRRILAAGQESGLFTADVDAIDLHAMISSFCFFRVANRHTFGALFGRDLVDPAQREHYRAMLGDMVIAYLTAERAAG